The nucleotide sequence TTCAAATATTTCTATCCACGCTATCAAAAAGGCCCAAAATATGTTAAATGATCGGCCGCGGAAAACATTAGATTTTTATACTCCGCACGAAGTCTTCAATAAACTGTTAACCGTTGCACTGGAAACTTGAATCTACACAGCCACCATTTATTTGCTTGGCCTTCCTCTTCCCTTTGATTTCAGTTTTCTGCCAAATTTCTTTTCTAATCTAGAAACAAAAGCTTCCGAACCTAAAGGACGCCCGGTTTTGTACGATTCCCTTATACTGGATACAAATTTATGATCATCCTGTAAATCTACAAAAGCTTTCCATTTATCTTTATTCATGCCCAGCATATCTAAAACATTATCTAAGAAAAATAACGGCCGTCGAAAACCTGTATTTGAAGCACAACTAGACCATTCCCACAACCACGGTTTTGCGACCAATCCGGCTCTAACCGGATTTCTTTCAATATATCTAACAGCAGCAAGCAAATGATTGTTATCTAATATACAAGAGTAATATCTGCCTTGCCACAGATGTCCTGACGCATTTTTTTTCTTATTGTAATATTGTGCATATCTGGTATTTACACTATTAAAAATCTTGGGTAAAGCATTTTCATTCTTTGGAACCGCAATAAAATGCACATGATTATTCATTAAACAATATGAAAGAACTGATAGACTATTCTTCCTGCTATATTCTTCCATTAAAGAAAGATAATATTTTCTATCAACATCATCACTGAAAACGATTTGCTTATTATTCCCCCTCTGCGTAATATGATGAGGTAAACCCTCAGCAATAATTCTTGCTATTCTTGGCATAATAAAATTCTATATTAAAGGATAATGTTTGTCAACAAACAATAAATGGTGGCTGTCCCTATTTTTAATTATGTAATGTTTTTATAGAATATCTATATGAAGATTTTATGCTGGAATGTAAATGGTCTTAGAGCTGTTCATAGTAAAGGTTTATTTTTGGATTGGTTTTTAAAAGAAAAAGCGGATATTGTATGCGTAAATGAAACAAAGAGTCAAATAGATCAAATTCCTGATGAGCTTAAAAATATCAGCGGTTATTATTCTTATTTTTCATCCGCTGAAAAAAAGGGGTATTCGGGAACCGGGCTTTGGACAAAAATTAATCCCATTAAAACTTCTTTTGAGCTGGGTACAAAAAAATTTGACAACGAAGGAAGATTAATAAGGGCGGATTTCAAGGATTTTATACTGCTAAACGTTTATTTTCCAAGCGGCGGAATGTCCGAGGAAAGGCTAAAATTTAAACTGGATTATTACGATGCTTTCCTTGAATATCTGCTGCAATTAAAAAAGAAAGACAAAAAAATTATTCTTACCGGGGATATAAATACTGCCCATAAGGAAATTGATCTTGCCCAGCCGCAACAAAATGAAAACGAAACCGGCTTTTTGCCTGTGGAGAGGGCTTGGATAGATAAACTTGTTAAAAACGGATTTATTGATACTTTCAGAATGTTTGAAAAGGAAGGCGGAAACTACACTTACTGGGATTATAGGATGCTTTCACGAGAAAGAAATATCGGCTGGCGATTGGATTACTTCTTCGTTTCAGAAAATCTCAAAGATAAAGTTAAATCTTCCTATATCCAAAAAGATGTCTTGGGATCGGATCATTGCCCGATTTGCTTAGAGATACAAATCTAAAAGGCGCTCACGTGTTCCCGCCCAAGGCGGACAGGCACGAGTCCACGAGTTCAAATCGAAAAACATTTCTGATTCAAATAATAAATGGTGGCTGTCCCTATTTTATAGAAATATCGGCTGGCGGCTGGATTATTTTTTTGTAAGCGAAAATTTAAAAGATAAGGTCAAATCTTCATTCATTCAAAAGGACGTTTTGGGATCGGATCATTGCCCGATTGGATTAGAAATAGAATTGTAAAGCGCCACCAGCAACCAGGAACCAGTTACCAGTAAAAACAAACCTAATTAACGACTCAAACCGAAAAATACTTCAGATTCAAACACGGCTCAATGGAGATTAAAACTAACCAGCCCAGTTTTTGCCGTTTCTCATTACTCAAAACTCATTACTAATTACTGTTTCTCGGTGGCTGTCCCTATTTTCCTTGTCATTCTCGTGAAAACGGGAATCCAGCCGTTAAAGTCTTTTCTCTAACACCAACCTACTATCTACTGCTTTTTCGGATTCATACTAGTCATATTTCGTGCGTAT is from Elusimicrobiota bacterium and encodes:
- a CDS encoding exodeoxyribonuclease III, with the translated sequence MKILCWNVNGLRAVHSKGLFLDWFLKEKADIVCVNETKSQIDQIPDELKNISGYYSYFSSAEKKGYSGTGLWTKINPIKTSFELGTKKFDNEGRLIRADFKDFILLNVYFPSGGMSEERLKFKLDYYDAFLEYLLQLKKKDKKIILTGDINTAHKEIDLAQPQQNENETGFLPVERAWIDKLVKNGFIDTFRMFEKEGGNYTYWDYRMLSRERNIGWRLDYFFVSENLKDKVKSSYIQKDVLGSDHCPICLEIQI
- a CDS encoding transposase — encoded protein: MPRIARIIAEGLPHHITQRGNNKQIVFSDDVDRKYYLSLMEEYSRKNSLSVLSYCLMNNHVHFIAVPKNENALPKIFNSVNTRYAQYYNKKKNASGHLWQGRYYSCILDNNHLLAAVRYIERNPVRAGLVAKPWLWEWSSCASNTGFRRPLFFLDNVLDMLGMNKDKWKAFVDLQDDHKFVSSIRESYKTGRPLGSEAFVSRLEKKFGRKLKSKGRGRPSK